One genomic segment of Kiritimatiella glycovorans includes these proteins:
- a CDS encoding PIN domain-containing protein, translating to MIFDTDIFIWIERGNSKAARLVEKEHEPFISVQTYLELLQGTDNKEQHNYTKQFLRDFGFRTLPLSDNIGHRAAVYIEEYSLSHGLRAADALIAATATENNMMLCSSNPKPFKPIKGLKLKVFRP from the coding sequence GTGATATTTGATACCGACATCTTCATTTGGATCGAGCGGGGCAACAGCAAGGCGGCACGTCTTGTCGAGAAAGAGCATGAGCCCTTCATTTCTGTGCAGACTTATCTTGAACTGTTGCAGGGCACGGACAACAAGGAGCAACACAACTACACGAAGCAGTTCCTGAGAGATTTCGGATTCAGGACGCTCCCCCTCTCTGACAACATCGGCCACCGAGCCGCCGTATACATCGAAGAGTACTCGTTGTCTCACGGCCTCAGAGCCGCCGATGCTCTCATCGCGGCGACGGCCACAGAGAACAACATGATGCTCTGCTCAAGCAACCCCAAGCCCTTCAAGCCCATCAAGGGCCTGAAACTCAAAGTGTTCCGCCCATAG
- the tsaA gene encoding tRNA (N6-threonylcarbamoyladenosine(37)-N6)-methyltransferase TrmO — MEPIGLIHTPFTDLTGMPIQPAGAAGVSGTVEVFDEYQPGLKNLDGFSHIVLLYLFHRSQGFKLQVVPFMDTEARGLFATRAPKRPNPIGLSVVRLDRVEGGTLHIRNVDMLDGTPLLDIKPYVPEFDAQMKVRTGWLETARKSVSDRKSDHRFT, encoded by the coding sequence ATGGAACCTATAGGACTGATTCACACACCGTTTACCGATCTGACGGGCATGCCAATCCAGCCTGCCGGCGCAGCCGGAGTGAGCGGGACGGTTGAGGTCTTCGACGAGTACCAGCCCGGGCTGAAGAATCTCGACGGATTTTCCCATATCGTGCTCCTTTACCTATTTCATCGCAGTCAAGGGTTCAAACTGCAGGTCGTTCCATTCATGGACACGGAGGCTCGGGGGCTTTTCGCCACTCGTGCTCCCAAGCGACCGAACCCCATCGGCCTGTCGGTAGTCCGACTCGATCGGGTCGAAGGTGGCACGCTTCATATCCGCAACGTTGACATGCTCGACGGAACTCCGCTTCTGGACATCAAGCCCTATGTGCCGGAATTCGACGCGCAAATGAAGGTCCGAACCGGTTGGCTTGAAACAGCCAGGAAGAGCGTCTCAGACCGGAAGTCGGATCATCGATTCACATAG
- a CDS encoding Druantia anti-phage system protein DruA: MAQAMVIQGRRITDGEIALIRDLMAKNQDWGRTRLSEELCRCWNWRNAQGRIKDMAARSLLLKLERRGCIELPARQRPSSNHFRNRCVPAVEPAAEPIRSDLSALRPLSADLVAPRSDNSQLFKGLLGRYHYLGHRNTVGENLRYLIRDRHGRLVACALFGSAAWKCADRDRFLGWDRACRERNLQALTNNTRFLILPWVEVPHLASHVLGLIARRIRDDWQGKYAHPVHALETFVDRSRFKGTCYRAANWMRLGATQGRTRNDRDRRIQAPVKDVYLYPLIPEFRRELCAPACSRTEGRAGR, encoded by the coding sequence ATGGCACAGGCTATGGTCATTCAGGGGCGGAGAATCACGGACGGCGAGATCGCCTTGATCCGGGATTTGATGGCGAAGAACCAGGACTGGGGCCGTACCCGCCTGAGCGAAGAACTGTGCCGCTGCTGGAACTGGCGCAACGCGCAGGGCCGTATCAAGGACATGGCGGCGCGCTCCCTGCTGTTGAAGCTGGAGCGACGCGGATGCATCGAGTTGCCGGCGCGTCAACGCCCGTCTTCCAATCATTTCCGCAACCGGTGCGTGCCTGCCGTAGAACCTGCCGCCGAACCGATTCGCTCTGACCTGAGCGCATTGCGGCCCCTGTCGGCAGACCTTGTCGCCCCACGTTCGGATAACTCGCAGTTGTTCAAAGGGCTGCTGGGCCGATACCACTACTTGGGCCATCGCAACACGGTGGGCGAGAACCTGCGCTATCTGATCCGCGACCGGCACGGTCGGCTCGTGGCCTGTGCGCTGTTCGGTTCGGCGGCATGGAAATGCGCGGATCGGGATCGTTTCCTCGGCTGGGATCGGGCCTGCCGTGAACGCAATCTTCAGGCATTGACCAACAATACGCGTTTCCTGATCCTGCCCTGGGTCGAAGTCCCGCATCTGGCCAGCCACGTCCTCGGCCTCATTGCCCGGCGCATCCGGGATGACTGGCAGGGCAAGTACGCTCATCCCGTGCATGCCTTGGAAACGTTCGTGGACCGTTCCCGATTCAAAGGCACCTGCTACCGGGCCGCGAACTGGATGCGCCTGGGCGCAACGCAGGGGCGGACCCGCAACGATCGAGACCGCCGCATCCAGGCGCCGGTCAAGGACGTGTATCTGTATCCGCTCATCCCGGAGTTCCGGCGGGAGTTGTGCGCACCCGCCTGCTCCCGAACCGAAGGGAGGGCGGGCAGGTGA
- the tnpC gene encoding IS66 family transposase — MTRQEAEAIYDAGKETVVRVLLMMDARIRALEERVQSLENQLAKNSRNSSKPPSSDGFKKPAPKSLRKKGKRKSGGQPGHTGHTLAMADKPEHTEVHRVKECEHCGRSLADQSVEGIEKRQVHDLPPLRLIVTEHQAETKTCACGHLNKAAFPEGVNAPVQYGEGIKAAAVYLKNYQFLPYDRTCELLNDFFGCPMSEGTLCNIITQSHTLAADPVEKIKELIEQAAVAHFDETGSRVDGKLWWLHSASTAQATYYDIHRKRGREAIDDIGILPDFLGRAVHDFWKPYFGYDCLHGLCNAHHLRELIFAHEQHQQDWADHMIDCLLDIKEAVDLAKQSTDHLDRRQLHTFEARYQQVLDEGYAQNPLPPLPRNAKKRRGRRKKTKARNLLERLDEHRDEALAFMYDFNVPFDNNQAERDLRMMKVQQKISGMFRTEDGAKAFCRIRSYISTARKNAVGAMDALTRLFSGNPFVPALNTS; from the coding sequence ATGACACGCCAAGAGGCCGAAGCGATCTACGACGCCGGCAAGGAAACCGTCGTGCGGGTACTGTTGATGATGGATGCGCGCATCCGTGCTCTGGAAGAACGCGTTCAGTCTCTTGAGAACCAACTCGCCAAAAACTCGCGCAACAGCAGCAAACCGCCCTCCAGCGACGGCTTCAAGAAACCTGCGCCCAAAAGCCTGCGCAAGAAGGGCAAGCGCAAGTCCGGCGGCCAGCCCGGCCATACCGGCCATACGCTCGCGATGGCCGACAAGCCCGAGCACACCGAAGTGCACCGTGTGAAGGAATGCGAACACTGCGGCCGCTCTCTAGCCGATCAATCCGTCGAGGGCATCGAAAAGCGTCAAGTCCATGACCTGCCACCCCTGCGGCTGATCGTCACCGAGCACCAGGCTGAAACCAAAACCTGCGCTTGCGGCCATCTGAACAAAGCCGCGTTCCCCGAAGGGGTCAACGCTCCCGTGCAATACGGCGAGGGGATCAAGGCTGCGGCCGTGTACCTGAAGAACTATCAGTTCCTGCCCTATGACCGAACCTGCGAACTGCTGAATGACTTCTTCGGCTGCCCGATGAGCGAAGGCACGCTCTGCAATATCATCACCCAATCCCACACGTTGGCCGCCGACCCCGTCGAGAAGATCAAGGAGTTGATCGAGCAGGCCGCCGTGGCACACTTCGACGAGACCGGCTCACGGGTAGACGGCAAGCTGTGGTGGCTGCATTCGGCCTCGACCGCACAGGCAACCTATTATGACATCCATCGCAAACGCGGCCGCGAAGCGATCGATGACATCGGCATCTTGCCCGACTTCCTCGGACGCGCCGTTCACGACTTCTGGAAACCGTACTTCGGCTACGACTGCCTCCATGGCCTCTGCAACGCCCATCACCTGCGGGAACTGATCTTTGCGCATGAGCAGCACCAGCAGGACTGGGCCGACCACATGATCGACTGCCTGCTCGACATCAAAGAGGCCGTCGATCTCGCCAAACAGTCGACCGATCATCTTGACCGGCGGCAGCTACACACCTTCGAAGCCCGCTACCAGCAAGTCCTCGACGAAGGCTACGCGCAGAATCCGCTGCCGCCGTTGCCGCGCAACGCGAAGAAACGACGGGGCCGCCGCAAGAAGACCAAAGCCCGTAACCTGCTCGAACGGCTCGACGAGCACCGCGATGAAGCGCTTGCGTTCATGTACGACTTCAACGTGCCCTTCGACAACAATCAGGCTGAGCGCGATCTACGCATGATGAAGGTGCAGCAGAAAATCTCGGGCATGTTCCGAACCGAGGATGGCGCCAAAGCCTTCTGCCGCATTCGAAGCTACATCTCAACCGCCCGCAAGAATGCCGTCGGCGCTATGGATGCGCTGACCCGCCTGTTCAGCGGAAACCCCTTCGTTCCGGCGCTCAATACCTCGTAG
- a CDS encoding helix-turn-helix transcriptional regulator has product MKAGSRPQYYRIRRMVQMVREGAETGYLPNSSDFMKEFEVSRRTVARDLDFLRDEENAPLAYDEARHGFRLTDETYMLPPVRISRREAFSFALARKLLAHYEDTPLHLDMRSVLDKIAESLEGDVTIEPDWLSEHVGVLPEDRVRIDPDVWAKLAGCVERCEAVRATYQTFDGRVSEYELHPYHLLAYHGNWYLMSWNAEKGRVATFALSRFRRIAATGQGYTRAAEFSPETYARQAFGIVGGEKPIKVRLLFEPKLAVYITERQWHPTQEFRTRRDGRVEMRLETTGRKELVRWVLSWMPDVKVLAPKSLRDRITEKLQDGLRTQQ; this is encoded by the coding sequence ATGAAGGCAGGCTCCAGACCCCAGTATTACCGCATCCGGCGCATGGTCCAGATGGTGCGCGAGGGCGCAGAGACCGGCTATCTGCCGAACAGCAGCGACTTCATGAAGGAGTTCGAGGTGTCGCGCCGGACCGTGGCGCGGGATCTGGACTTCCTGCGCGACGAGGAGAACGCCCCGCTGGCCTACGACGAGGCCCGGCATGGTTTCCGGCTCACGGACGAAACCTACATGTTGCCACCGGTGCGGATCAGCCGCCGGGAGGCGTTCAGCTTCGCGCTTGCCCGCAAGCTCCTGGCCCATTACGAGGACACACCACTCCACCTGGACATGCGCTCGGTGCTGGATAAAATTGCCGAGTCGCTGGAGGGCGATGTGACCATCGAACCCGACTGGCTCAGTGAGCACGTCGGCGTCCTGCCCGAGGACCGGGTGCGGATCGATCCCGATGTATGGGCGAAGTTGGCTGGATGCGTGGAACGCTGCGAGGCGGTCCGGGCGACGTACCAGACCTTCGACGGGCGCGTATCCGAGTACGAACTGCACCCCTACCACCTGCTCGCCTACCATGGGAACTGGTACCTGATGTCGTGGAACGCGGAGAAGGGGCGTGTGGCGACGTTCGCCCTGTCGCGGTTCCGGCGGATCGCGGCGACGGGACAGGGTTACACGCGAGCGGCCGAGTTCAGCCCCGAGACATACGCCCGGCAGGCGTTCGGCATCGTGGGCGGCGAGAAGCCGATCAAGGTCCGGCTGCTTTTCGAGCCGAAACTGGCCGTGTACATCACCGAACGGCAGTGGCACCCCACCCAGGAGTTCCGAACGCGCCGGGACGGCCGTGTCGAGATGCGGCTGGAGACGACAGGACGCAAGGAACTGGTACGCTGGGTCCTGTCCTGGATGCCCGACGTGAAAGTGCTCGCCCCGAAGAGCCTGCGGGACCGGATCACGGAGAAATTACAGGATGGACTCCGGACACAGCAATGA